ACTGCTTTGCTTACTTAATTTTGTAGTGTGTTGACATAGAGAGAAGAAATTTTATGGTCAGAGACGACAAAGTGTTTATTTTTCTTCTTAGAAAGTGCTTATTTATAGGAATATCGGACAGTAAGTACACGAATGATTTACGTGATACGAGTAAAGAGTTTTTATTAATGATAAGATTCAGCCTATCAAATGATTTAGATGATTGTTTATACAAAATCATCCATTTATACTAACATTAACTCATCTAATTTTAATAGacctaaaaatatataaatttattttttatttgATTTAGGAATACTTAATTTATTtcttaattaatataaaaatatttatgtaatataatCAATTTGTGACATACTAAAATCCTAATCCAAGTACTCAAAAAAATCCTAATCCAAGTACTAAAAAATTATTCCTAATCCTAGATTTTTAACGGTTACAAATTATGTTTTGGAAGTTTATGCGTACATTAGTCCGATGGAATATCAAAAATAGTATTACGTCCATCCTTAATTACTTGTCATTTTTCTTATATAAATTGCATGGAAAAAACAACGATTAATTAAGTACGTCAGTAGTATTACATTGTATTATGATTAAGTAATACTATTAATTCGTTGAATTGCTTCAGTGGACTTGTATgaatgtgtattttttttttttgataattagtATGATTGTGTATTTTactagtattaattaattaggatgtaacttaaaaaaaaaattaggatGTTTTATTTCGTTTTGGGATAAATATTGTGCATGTGCATGATCATGTGTGGTTAAACTTTGTCTATCATGCATGTCAATATCTGAGAAATCGTATTGTGATTAATGCTGAAGTTATGTACCTAAACGGCTAATACATATTAACGTGATAAACTGATAATTATATAACCTCAAATAAACAAtccataaaataaaaaaataaacaatcCTGAATAGGTAAATATTGAGCTTGTATGTGtactgatatattaatattaattaatgatgaTACAAAACAGAGAACGTCTCCAAAACTaatacatggcatatttattatcCAGATAATAACAAATATATCTCATATATTGCACGAATTCCTTAATTACTTATATACGTAGTTACATATGAAGGGATATTTTAAGTCATTAACATGTACTATCTCCGTCTTTAATAAACTgtcatttttattatgaaaaagTGATGATTAATTAGGGATAGAAAGAGTGTAATAATTAAGTTTCTTAATATTTATCAAAACCTTAAGATAAGATGTGTCCATTAAAAGTTAAAAATGACATggtttttatttatatatctagTACAATTTTCTCACTTAAAATTTACTCTCATGAATCGAACATATATCTTTCCGTATGAGAAAGGCTTAATCTAGATTCGTATAAATATGTGACGttttatttcaattaatcatcaaTTAAAGAGTTGTTCGAGAGAGTTCAGTAATAAAGTATCATCTCTCTCTTATTTTAAAGCTAGGTCAAAACGTGAATAATTTGAGGGGATTAGATTAATCAGGAAAGTTCACAACTAGGAGTATCATATTATAATACCCCAACAACCGCGCGCATGATCATCACTCGAATAACTTTTAATCATGTCGACATGTGAATAAATCAATATATGTATGCTGAAGGTTTTATATATGTTGATGAAGGTAATGAATGTGTGATGAAATGAATGAGGGATGAGTAGGCTATGAGTCAGATTGACTACATTATCCACTTATTGTGCACTCCAAAGTAAAACACTGGTGACTTCAATAAAAACACTTTTCAGAGATTTCGTTGACTTTTCCTATATATGTAGATGTATGTAGTGTGACGGAAAGAGATGACGACCAACTAGTCTCCTTTACTGCTAGCTATTGGGGCATTCCCCATTACTATATCAGGCTTATCTACGTCGATATTTGTGACAGTACTGAAACAATCAACGGGCTAGCTCAGTAGCTCTGATCAATTTTCCTGATACTGTGCAAATAAAATCTGAACAGACGTGCGTATGTTTAAAATTTATTTCGCCTGGTTCTAGacaaaatatattttttattaaaaataatacatATTATATTTTTTAAGGTTATTTGGCAACGAACGCATGCTCACTTATCTATagttctataaatatatatattttttaagttttTGATTTAAATCTTTCAATCATAAAGAAATTCCTTAAAAActcttaaaatatataataaaataaagatTTTAGGATATATATAGTAATGATGAAGAACATTCCGTTTCCGACCAAAATATAACAATAATTGAACATTCCGTTTTCGACAAGAATATAAAAAAGGTGATGGGGATCATTTAAGGCATGAGATATTATTGTATtgaataaaaatgatgaaaatggtgGTGGAAAGATAGATAATTGGTGTATATATGGGGAGTGTTGGATGTACCAAAGTAAAAGATAATGtagtttgtttatttatttatttaacaataATTTGTCCATTCCGTTTTCTGACCAAAACGAACATATTTGGATTCTTCAACTCTCTCATCTGATCATGTGCGCATTATTTTTCAATTATTAACGTTGGCCGTCAACTTAAGTCTTCTCTTTGCCATTCTGTTTTCGTTCTGTTGTAATTTGGAGTCATCTCTTCCCTGTCTTTTCTTTTACAAGTCAAACTTGCACTGCTACCTCTTACTCCATACGAATACAATAGGAGGATTATAGCATAAGAAAGTATCCCAAAGAAATTAACATCTTACTCCTTCCGTCAATAAGTATCGTATTTTTATAGGAAATAAAGTATTTAATAAGGGACGAAAGTAGTATTATGAAAAaaacatatatgtataattatattttatatatatatatatattataagtagGATTGAAGTAAATATCGTAGtacaaatttatttattttatcatcTTTTTGACGGGTTAATAATACTTTTGCTATCCAAACAGtaaaaaaattaacaaaatatTATCTCAAATTTTTTTGCTAACACTTCGCTATCCACCTGTTAGACTCTCTAACAAAATTATACCTACCATCAAATTTTACTTATGTAGCAGCAAACTTCTATCAGTTTTGCACAATCATCGCCAACCAAGCAACACATCACGTGCTCATTATCAACCTTCCAAAAAAAGTCCAGATTCCGGCGCTCATTGGTGTTCGCCGGAATCTAGAAATTTTGTTATGTCAAGACTCATTTCGACGAGATGAACGTTGTGGTGGTGTCGGATTTTTCAAATTTAGAACCGTTTGGTGTAGATCTAAGCTTAACGGTTCGGCCACCGCACCTTTAAGCTTAGATCTAGACCAAATGGATGTAAATTTGAAAAATCCGACTACACCACAAGGTTTATCTCGACAAAACGAGTCCGGCCATTAAATTTTTTTCAAGTTTTGACGACCACAGACGGCGCCGCCGCCTCAAGGGGCTGTCGGGCCACCGTCGATGGTTGCCGGAATTTGGATGTTTGGTTATGGCCGGACTCATTTCGACGAGATAAACGTCGTGGTGGTGTCTGATTTTTCAAATTTACAACCATTTGGTCTAGATCTAAGCTTAAAGGTGTTGTGGCCGAACCGTATAGCTTAGATCTACACCAAACGGTTCTAAATTTGAAAAATCCGATACCACTACAACGTTCATCTCGTCGAAACGAATCCAGCCTTAACCAAATATCCAGATTCCGGCAACCACAGACGGCGGCACCGCCAAAAGTGGCGGTTGGACCACTTGAAGTGAATGAGAGAGTAATTGTTTCATTCTTTGAAATTGGATTATATTTTATAGACAATAGCGAGATTTTTATCTTATAGACAATAACGAgacttttaattttaaatttattccAATTGCAAATTTAATTGCAAATGTTATTGTCAAAATCAACATACGACACATGACATTTTATTAACGAATAGTAATTTGACACATGTATTTTAgaactttgagtttaattaggtttcaaGTTACAATTTTGAGTCAATGATATTATTACTTTTTCTATTCCAATTAAGAAATCAAAATACAATAATAAcataatgattcctaataaaattctatCAATTAATTTTTCCAAACATAATAATTTTATCTCTAATCAATTTTCTATCCATTATTTGAAAAATttattcttaataaaatttttatattcttTGTTTTTTATTCCTAATTAAAACGGGCACATATTTTTTTTCCTATTCAAACATAcatattatttaaaaaattatccctaattaaattataatatatatgttattttttctaattttttcaTTAAACTATTATTACTCATAAAAAtctgttatatatttttttctattcTTAATGAAAACATGCATATATTATTTTTTGATTAGatgcaattataaattttattatgaaatcttgatatataatttttacttttttttatatttaatattttaaaaaataataatttttaaatttaataaaattgtagattttaaaatcaaatcaaaataattataactgatataaaattaaaataatttttttaatataatattttatataacatatatttaaattattaatttttaaaaatatatacttccCGTACAACTAACAGAACCGCCGACTTGTTTCTTAATTACTACAGCGTTAGATTAGGTAAAAGAATATCCAAGGCATATATATCTACCTACAAGACTATATCCAACCACTTTATTCTCGAAGAAGAAATAAGAGTATTAAGATAAGCATGGTAGGGtcataataaatttaattactacAATTAAGTTTAAACCAACACGATGAATCATCAGTTGATCGCCACTTGCTGCTTGAATTACATGACTTAATTGAGAGACAGTCATGGGAAGTCTATTCCTATCCCTAAACCTAAAGTCGGTCGTCACGTTAGCCCATATACATCGACCTCGATCGAGTGTCGACAAAAGCATCAAAGAGAAGAGTCTCTTTCGAGAAGGTCACATTACATAATGATATATGGTTCAAAGAACATGAACACATGGTTAGAAAAATTGTTGCCTTTGAGTGAAATGTTCATAATGTGATGGCGATGTGTTTAGATCAAAAAATTTAATGCATGCACACCTATATATACTTTTGAATGCATTATCATGACAACGTACGTACGTGTCTCGATTAGGGTTCTAATTAATTAAAATgggctaataataatatttagcgaTCGACGATGAATGAGAGCTACACTACTAGTTGCATGCGGATTACAATCTTTGTCCGATGTCAAATATTATTTGCCACATGCAAATATTTGATCGATTAATACGTACTTACTAGTGATTACACGTTGTAGTACGTCATAGGTTGTTGGCTTTTTGTGAAACCGGACTCCCACAACTTGGGAAGAGATTGAATTATGATCACTCGTATTATCTTATATATGAACTAAGTAATGTTTAACAATGTAATTCATTCCTTAATTAATGAGCAAATACTCCATCCGTCTGTTAATACATGTTTATTTAACTTTTTTAATACATTCAATAATAGAtgtatatattcattaatattaattaaatatatttttttttgaataTACAAAGAAAAGCTAAAAACAACAGACGGAAGAAATAGTACATAGAACATCTCCGGTGAATAATTCCAAgtactttttatttttttcctttcgAAATGAAAAGAAAATTGCCAGGATTGACGAGCTTCATTGAACACATTCAATTTCTGATAAAATCAATTTTGTTTGTGTCTTGGAGAGGGTGCATGGATATGTCGATGGAAATGATTTAGATTATATCTATGTAGTTTATGTGTGATTGGTGTTGTATTGGTTACGAAACCAATGTTATGATATTGTATCATTAAATTAAATTCATGTCTAGAAAGGGATTTATCACTTATTCTTTTGTCTTTCTCAACTTATATATCGATCGATCGATCAAGATAACCTTAATTAGAGAGAAACTTAATTATAGGGATTACATAACACGACTCGTGTTCTAATTACATGAAGACTGAACACATCATGTGCTAAATAGACATAGACCATACATAGATCGATCTGATCAGACTCGGATTGAACAATATATATGGGCTTAGCCCAAGCCCAGCCCATATAACATTTTGTCTGTATGAGGACATAAACGTAATAACGTATTGATGGAAAGAATGAAGTGGAGTGTGTATGACAATTGAAGATCGAATCGTCTGCTTCCTTCCTACACTATCGATTTGCCAAAGTCAGCGATTGATTCTCTCCTTCCCTACCAAATTTGAAGATTCATAAAAACCCCACTTCAGATTTGCAGAGAGTGAGTGCTTGGGaagtgaaaataaaaaaaaatggcgaACATAGTTGAGGAGCTTCGATCTGCAATGGAGGAACATGTAAACCAAATGGCGGATCTCGTCCAAGGTCTATCTTCCGAGCTCAAAACAGGATTCAAACCCGCCATTGATAACTTTCTCGGCTTCTTTCACGCCATTGACTGGAAGGTTCTCttattatatatcattattataatacacTCTCTTTCTCTTATAGTGGAGTATTTTGTTAAGATCTGAATTTGACATTTTTCGTTAAAATTGAACAGGAACCTTGGTTAATTAGCCTGGTTGTATTTCATGTGATCGTGCTCATTACTGCTATAGTTTCGCGGAAGAATACTAATTTTCAGATGTTCTTGTTCCTCTTCGCATGTAAGTAAGCAGTTGTTTATTTCTTGTTTGTATTGATTTTTAACATTTTCAGTCATTGTTCGTGTATTTCTCAAAGCAATGCCGTTAGTCTATTGGATTCTTAAGTTCTCGAGTATTGGCGTCACAGTTAAAGTTTAGGATTGTACTCTTCTCTTACTCTTAGAGATAATGTCTGAGTCATGTAGTAAGCCATTTTATTTTTTATGACTTGTCTATTTGGAATGAATGACCATTTCATAAGAGACTAGAAATGTAGTTCCAGTCGTAATCTACTCCGATGTGACTTTCCTGTGTTGGAGTTCTCAGTTTAAAAGACACTTTTTCCTTACCACTTTAACATGAATAAACAAGTCATACAGTGTGAGTCTGAGTGTGATGAATTGATTTTGTTGTTATCTGAGGACTAGAAAATTTGCAGCTTAAAGTATAACCTGGTTGTATTGTTTTTTAATACATTTAAATTCTCAATTGCGTATGACACTCGCAAGAAAGCTTTTACCTGAACCATTAATTGGTGGAAACTTTGATATTCAGATTGTAAAAATTAAACCTTTTACATTTCATTTGCCTTTTCTGGACTGCTGATTACTGATCTGGACCTTAATACATGGGTTTATTTGTAGCTCCCTTTTATTCTGATGATGTCTATCATAAAATACCTTCTGTAGCATGATAGGGAATTTGTGTCTTGTAGTGTTGGGCGTATATTTTGCTGAGACGCTGAATAAGGTCCTGGGCAACAACTGGAAGAACTTTTCAACTCAGAATTACTTTGACCCACATGGAGTTTTTCTCTCTGTACTCTGGTCTGGGCCTCTTCTTATCATTTCGATTGTCATCTTGGTGAGTGTTTGATATTGCTATGTACCCTACTTTTTATCAGCTGAACATTTTAATGGTTACCAACTCGATTTTTTCTCCATTGATTTTGTTTTGTAGTTGAATACCATGTTTTCCTTGTGCTACCTTATTGTTCGTTGGAAAAGAGCTGAGCTCAGACATCGTGCTAGGCTTTCTCAAAAGAAGGACGAATGAGATCTTTCCCTTTGCTAATGTTTTGGAAGAAGGAAGAAAAAACACCCAAGATAGGTTTTCTTGTCCTGTGTCAAGACACTTCTCATTAGTTTTCTCATTAGCTTCGATCAGTTTTGAATGTCACTACTTTTTGGCAGAGGAGTGTAGCCTAATTTTATTTTTTCTCTAAGTTTAGTGTTGCTTTATAGTAGCATTTTATAGTTCGTTCGCCTGTTGTATCTTGCACTCATCACACATTTTCATGAGATTTAACAAATCTGTGCCAAATTTTCTGTAAGTTGACGAAATCAATTGTCTTCTGTAATGTCTTCAAGGTTAACTTGATCGCTCTGATCAGTCTTCAAGGTTAACTTGATCGATCTGATCAGAGCGAATTCGAGAGTAATCATCTCGAATTCAAATTCTGTTGGTTTGGGCTCAAAAGAAAGAAGGTTCTCATTTCAATTGCATTAAAAATGTACGAAAAATATCAAGCTCAAACTTTTATTGATTAGTAATCACTATGATCACAGCATTAGCAGTGAAGTAACAAATTCCGATGACAGTTACCTTTCCTAAAGTAAGATATCATAATGCTGAATCTCTTGCCTAATATCATCAGacaagttcatcatttacaactAAAGCAGAGAACTAACAAACTAAGTCCTAAATGTGACGATGGAATGACGAGCAGCATCCCATGATTTTTGAGCACATTGTCAAAAGTTGTAGTCCGTATCATACAAGCATAAACTTAGAAATTATTGGAAGAAGGAGACGTGAGGCTTTGCTAATGAGAAGCCACCCACAGAATTACTATCATCTAGTAAAACCAAGCTCTCTTCGAACACTCTTATCATCATCGCATCCCCGGAAAGTGTCACAAACTCCTTTTCTTTACAATCAGGATCAACTGAACAGGCCTTTAGTTGCATTGGCAGTCGATTGGGGTATAAGCGTGCTTTCCGCAAAATCTCCTCTTTAAGCCTAAGCCCCAGTATATATAGACAAGTTAGCCTGTAAGGGCGAGAAAGCAACGACTCTACTTGTTCAGAACTAAATTCCTATATCTTGGTCCACGACTCCATATGAGCATATTCTTTCATCATCCATACTTCTAAAGTACTAGTATTTTGTACGCAGTTTCCATAGCTATATACACTACCATCACTGTAACAAACTGCAATCGAAGTCTGCTTATATAATGTTAGCTGAATCGAATTTGACTCTTCCTGAGTAGAGCAGCCACCATTCTCGAGTCGACTCGAGACGATGCAAGGGAGGTTAGGGAGCCTATGTTGGCCACGGTTCAGTCCAGATCGGTTCTGGTATACAACTGAGTCACGGCTTGATATTTGATGAACCGAATCGGGTTTTCTATAATGATTTTAGATTTGCTTGGAAATGAAATGACATTCAATTCAAGACTCGTCAATTTCAGCAGAAgagctttttcttttttttaatatatataattgaactACTAATTCGTTAATTAGTTCAGATAATCTACATTCGACCTCTGAAATTTAAGTAGAAGAGAACATTAATTTGACGCATTTAAATAAAGAAAGAAAATCTAATTTTACTAATTAAATGCGTTTTCTATTCACTACAAGATATATAAAAGGTTATGAACTTCTTAGTTAATAGTACAGCATATAATAAAGGAAATGCAGTTAATTGAGTTGGTGGCGTGTCATTCTCTAATTCTAATTAAGTCCAATATTCTTATTCTAGTATATATATAAGTTACCTCACATACAGAACAGAACAAAGGGAAAGGACAAATAATTTAACATTTTCTAGTCTACACAGGTCAAGTCTCATTTTTTTGGTCTGTTTATGGACATGCAGCAAAAAAGAAAGCAATTTTTAAATTCAAATCAGTGCATGGTAGGGCCATTGAGAGGCTTGGTCTTGGTTTTCTTTATGAGAGGGAGGCGTGTAGGGTTTTTTGAACTTTTTAAGAGTGATTTGAACGTCAAAACAGTGGCCTGAGGATAAATTTACCAAGTAAAAAAACATTAAAGGGGATCTATACGAGAAAATGAAACTTTGAGGAAGAAATTAAAAGACATTATCGTTTGCACATGTCTAACTTGTTAAGTTATGCAACTCATGTTATACCAAATTTCGGAATCTCAAAACCGTGATTTTGGGGGTCGATATGGGCAGCCATTCCTATAGAGTCGATCTTTTGACCAACTACATTCTCTTTTGGAAAAACAATTCCAAAGTGAAATAATCATTTTCTCGACATGTCGTTTACGGTAATGATAAACAAACTCACCCAAAATCGAATTCATCAGGCAAATCGTAAGCGGATTGCGTCAAACCGTTTATCTTGACAATTTTTTTCTCTATAAATCCAATTTTAGGTGAGTTCAAAAATCATACCTCGATCATGTCAGTGTGAGAGAGTACGTTTATTTTTCAGCATAAGATCGCTATCTCCTCGAAACAAACAGTAAATAAAGGCAAGAAATAGGATGATGAACAACTACCTATATACACTAACTAGTCTATGTAATGTAATGTAAGACTTTTTAAAGACGGGGTCCCCATGCCTACTTAAAAGCGAGTATAGAAGTACTGTAGTAATATACCTCAAGAGGACTTAATTGATAAATGATTTGAAGCTGGAATTGTTGCTTAACAATGGTGAGGTGGCGAGGCGTGATAAATCGACAGTGATTCGGTCCGACAACTTTTAGCGGAGAGCACGGCGGCAACGGCTGTAGCCATCGGTGCCTCCCCGGCTTGCCAGATACTTGGAACCATCTCTTATACGCTTCTCTTTTCAGCTGATCAATGGATTGGATTATTTAGTCTAGGTTTTGATTCAAAGTTAATAGATGGAGAGAAAATTGACCATCAATTGCACATAATTaattagatttagaagatttttaaTTAAATCATCTGCTATCTATATTAGGGAATTTGAGTGTTGTGGAAATAAGTGTTTATTGTTTCTATTATTGTGCAAAAATTGGGCAGTAAGAAGAATGATAAATGGTTCAATTGTAACTTCAAGAAAAAAATGAATGATTTTATTGTATATTCAAAAGTGATTGTTTTTTTTATATCATAACGGCCAAACTAAACCTTTTATTAGACTTCACTATTTCAGAAGCAGGAATCATATTAATTAGATCGTTCGTCTAAGCTAGACTCGATGCAAATAATTGGATGAATCTTGGACATAAAAAAACTAAATATATAGAAAAGATTAATATCACCGTAATGAGCATGAATGACTTATACTCCATCTCTCCACAAGTAGACGACACACACACTTTATTCATACAGGAGTGTATAGTAGATTTCATCTCTTGATTTTTATGGCTGTCGTCTTAATTTTTCGACCGACACAAAGTGTCACAAAAAATTACGCCTATTGAAAAGGATAAATTAGTCTAAATACTTTATTTCGCGCAAACCCTAAAATCGCGAATGTTATAAATACCGCGAAAGTGACCGTGGATGatatgtaataaaaaaaaaaattcagctcCTATTAGCCGCCACCTTAATTTCTCAACCGACTTGAACATCAAAGTATCTCAAGTCTGCAATTTTAATTTCTTTTCAATTCCGTTTAAACCTTTGTGATCAAGGAGAATGTCTTCAAAATCAACATATGGAAAAGAACGCATGTATTATTTGTGATGCAATCGTCTTGGATCGGATTAATGATTTACCAGAATTTAGGTATGAAAAATTTCTCCCTaactattttatattatatttttttgggTGAAATATTTTAACCCCTAAGGTATTACATAATATACCATCACCCCCTTCTTAGTTCCAAAATTAATTTAACTTCCCTACT
The nucleotide sequence above comes from Rutidosis leptorrhynchoides isolate AG116_Rl617_1_P2 unplaced genomic scaffold, CSIRO_AGI_Rlap_v1 contig324, whole genome shotgun sequence. Encoded proteins:
- the LOC139882905 gene encoding uncharacterized protein; protein product: MANIVEELRSAMEEHVNQMADLVQGLSSELKTGFKPAIDNFLGFFHAIDWKEPWLISLVVFHVIVLITAIVSRKNTNFQMFLFLFALLGVYFAETLNKVLGNNWKNFSTQNYFDPHGVFLSVLWSGPLLIISIVILLNTMFSLCYLIVRWKRAELRHRARLSQKKDE